A window of Daphnia pulicaria isolate SC F1-1A chromosome 10, SC_F0-13Bv2, whole genome shotgun sequence contains these coding sequences:
- the LOC124314212 gene encoding WD repeat-containing protein 91-like isoform X1, with product MSCTQQMDELVKEYLLFRGFTTTVRALDAEVKSEKDKAFRPDKIVEQFIHFITLYDLNGLKDYWNHFDQSVFERLDPNFMPAIKKMENSLLRMYLINACTNGKQEKVQEFFEKLGSDLQHQLEWKDWFALPFIKNPEENPTFMVYFTRQWQDTMLISLHNLLAVSFQCLPQPKLSTYNEEASRITRLQAENDQLKSKLARTNIGETHESGGTNILSSDNFPPGLDLIDEFYLIPVDTSPADNHSRSFRSFIRGFGTNSGVSGSLNTSPLSGRRASSSPMNRF from the exons ATGTCTTGTACTCAGCAAATGGATGAATTAGTTAAGGAGTATCTCTTATTTAGAGGATTCACGACAACTGTAAGGGCTCTAGATGCTGAAGTTAAATCCGAAAAGGACAAGGCGTTTCGG CCTGACAAAATAGTTGAGCAGTTTATTCACTTCATTACCTTGTATGATCTTAATGGTCTGAAAGATTATTGGAATCACTTTGATCAGTCTGTTTTTGAACGGCTTGATCCGAATTTCATGCCAG CTatcaagaaaatggaaaattcttTACTACGAATGTACTTGATAAATGCGTGCACTAATGGTAAACAAGAAAAGGTCCAAGAGTTCTTTGAAAAACTTGGAAGTGATTTGCAACATCAACTTGAGTGGAAAGATTGGTttg CTTTACCTTTCATTAAAAATCCGGAAGAAAACCCTACATTCATGGTCTATTTTACTAGACAGTGGCAGGATACAATGCTAATTTCATTACATAATTTACTTGCTGTTTCTTTCCAG TGCTTACCTCAACCAAAACTGTCCACATACAATGAAGAGGCTTCGCGTATTACTCGTTTGCAGGCTGAAAATGATCAACTTAAGTCGAAGTTGGCGAGGACAAATATTGGCGAGACTCACGAGTCAGGCGGTACAAACATACTGTCATCAGATAACTTCCCTCCAGGTCTGGATTTGATTGATGAGTTTTATCTTATACCTGT AGATACTTCACCAGCAGACAATCATAGTCGCTCTTTCAGAAGCTTCATACGTGGCTTTGGTACGAATTCCGGAGTCAGCGGTTCTCTCAACACATCTCCTCTCTCTGGAAGAAGGGCATCCTCTTCTCCCATGAATCGTTTTTAA
- the LOC124314212 gene encoding WD repeat-containing protein 91-like isoform X2, which produces MSCTQQMDELVKEYLLFRGFTTTVRALDAEVKSEKDKAFRPDKIVEQFIHFITLYDLNGLKDYWNHFDQSVFERLDPNFMPAIKKMENSLLRMYLINACTNGKQEKVQEFFEKLGSDLQHQLEWKDWFALPFIKNPEENPTFMVYFTRQWQDTMLISLHNLLAVSFQCLPQPKLSTYNEEASRITRLQAENDQLKSKLARTNIGETHESGGTNILSSDNFPPEILHQQTIIVALSEASYVALVRIPESAVLSTHLLSLEEGHPLLP; this is translated from the exons ATGTCTTGTACTCAGCAAATGGATGAATTAGTTAAGGAGTATCTCTTATTTAGAGGATTCACGACAACTGTAAGGGCTCTAGATGCTGAAGTTAAATCCGAAAAGGACAAGGCGTTTCGG CCTGACAAAATAGTTGAGCAGTTTATTCACTTCATTACCTTGTATGATCTTAATGGTCTGAAAGATTATTGGAATCACTTTGATCAGTCTGTTTTTGAACGGCTTGATCCGAATTTCATGCCAG CTatcaagaaaatggaaaattcttTACTACGAATGTACTTGATAAATGCGTGCACTAATGGTAAACAAGAAAAGGTCCAAGAGTTCTTTGAAAAACTTGGAAGTGATTTGCAACATCAACTTGAGTGGAAAGATTGGTttg CTTTACCTTTCATTAAAAATCCGGAAGAAAACCCTACATTCATGGTCTATTTTACTAGACAGTGGCAGGATACAATGCTAATTTCATTACATAATTTACTTGCTGTTTCTTTCCAG TGCTTACCTCAACCAAAACTGTCCACATACAATGAAGAGGCTTCGCGTATTACTCGTTTGCAGGCTGAAAATGATCAACTTAAGTCGAAGTTGGCGAGGACAAATATTGGCGAGACTCACGAGTCAGGCGGTACAAACATACTGTCATCAGATAACTTCCCTCCAG AGATACTTCACCAGCAGACAATCATAGTCGCTCTTTCAGAAGCTTCATACGTGGCTTTGGTACGAATTCCGGAGTCAGCGGTTCTCTCAACACATCTCCTCTCTCTGGAAGAAGGGCATCCTCTTCTCCCATGA
- the LOC124314125 gene encoding saccharopine dehydrogenase-like oxidoreductase, producing MTDDARDYSLVVFGATGFTGQYVAEEVARIADEENITWAIAGRNSEKLNAIIENVGKVTGKSLKNVGIIQADISDPNSLSEMAKKGKIVLNCVGPYRFFGEAVVKACVENATSHIDISGEPQFLERMQLDYNVAAHDKKCYVVGACGFDSIPADMGTVFLEEKLGGQVNSVETYLNIKSNKGARGHFATWQSAIYGFAHANELKPLRKKLYPERLPVLKPALQYRGILHNNPIVKSWCLPFPGSDRSVVMRSQRYFFEKENKRPVQMKAYVQCSSLIAAIAMALSAVLFGLLASFKFGRSLLEKYPQFFSFGVFGHDGPTKEEMDSTSFVLTLVGKGWSEKLTEPMDAHTNHPEKELVVRVSGPEAGYVATPICMVQAALVLLRDTDKLPANGGVFPPGAAFAKTSLIERLIKRGINFQAGVKSSL from the exons ATGACTGATGACGCACGAGATTACAGTTTGGTTGTTTTCGGCGCAACTGGATTTACCGGACAATATGTTGCTGAAGAAGTTGCACGAATTGCTGATGAAGAAAATATCACTTGGGCCATCGCCGGTCGTAACAGCGAAAAATTGAATGCCATTATAGAGAATGTTGGAAAAGTAACAG GTAAATCTCTCAAGAATGTTGGAATCATTCAGGCTGATATTAGTGATCCAAACTCACTCAGTGAGATGGCGAAGAAAGGGAAGATTGTTCTCAACTGTGTAGGGCCCTACAG ATTTTTTGGAGAGGCTGTAGTGAAGGCCTGTGTGGAAAATGCAACAAGTCACATTGATATTAGTGGCGAACCTCAA TTTCTTGAAAGGATGCAACTGGATTACAATGTTGCTGCTCATGATAAAAAATGTTATGTAGTAGGAGCTTGTGGATTTGACAGCATCCCAGCAGATATGGGTACTGTTTTCTTAGAAGAAAAACTTGGTGGGCAAGTCAACTCTGTTGAAACATACTTGAATATCAAATCTAATAAG GGAGCTCGAGGACATTTTGCAACTTGGCAAAGTGCCATTTACGGATTTGCTCATGCCAATGAATTAAAACCTTTGCGCAAAAAGCTATATCCAGAGCGTTTGCCAGTGTTGAAGCCTGCTCTTCAATACAG AGGAATTCTTCATAACAATCCCATCGTCAAATCGTGGTGTTTACCATTTCCCGGTTCTGATCGCTCTGTCGTGATGCGATCGCAGCGGTActtttttgaaaaggaaaacaagcGTCCCGTGCAGATGAAAGCTTACGTTCAGTGTTCTTCATTAATAGCTGCCATAGCCATGGCCTTATCAGCTGTTCTTTTTGGTCTTCTGGCAAGTTTCAAATTTGGACGCAGTCTATTGGAAAAA TATCCACAATTTTTCTCCTTCGGTGTTTTTGGTCACGACGGACCTACGAAAGAGGAGATGGACTCGACATCATTCGTTCTAACATTAGTCGGCAAAGGATGGAGTGAAAAGCTAACAGAGCCAATGGATGCACACACGAACCATCCAGAAAAAGAGTTGGTAGTTCGAGTTTCAGGCCCTGAGGCAGGATACGTCGCCACGCCGATTTGTATGGTTCAGGCTGCTCTTGTACTTCTCCGCGATACCGACAAACTACCTGCTAA TGGTGGAGTTTTTCCCCCAGGGGCGGCATTTGCGAAGACTTCACTGATAGAGCGCTTGATTAAGCGAGGAATTAATTTCCAAGCGGGTGTCAAGAGCTCTCTCTAA
- the LOC124314060 gene encoding uncharacterized protein LOC124314060 gives MCKSQRNRLLLVSLLFFIPILAASEHRYHGSDHTITGLFKFLFNIPYRWGQNLLDKTQSNSKKLIEDNRETAELSALAELKRSNNLELPSRTIESSIVANEDLQVSHFRPFAVRENRQGNGCVCIPNPECLTTCSALEIQCGQTCTRVTVYTACFVQGPVNEPPFLSTSVTTYNNNCITGNCLANYVPPVAIVVGGMVAIALAVAIPLGIDPPPVERIPPEPIADFLVIEDKIPFNNQPFFEKDFHPDGCGNNSVQMEIGDLNRNLNRNRSGDGNRPSDENCEPLLRRGNCRSPQYWVTVNPTTLKGRCTPRLCGRERVFVGRDGLCHDIYDPGECQGGRRLYYSPFGDPICDCPIGEYPFPNSEDNCVALFTQGPCRDGSIVGISSQSQLVCMPSKCQSTNVGDKPLQLLPAEDGQCYALGTQGPCSPPSLLGYDIFKRQMECVNVQNDTSPYFTSPEEEALVDSIYNQRSPDFDDLRISMVFKSPVGTNDIGQRRQGATTGGIFQFPSFSPETLLNPCRPGARKEMNYKCTNPLVPNPKRREPLQAVQPAFRCPPNRNLQATGRCVTDNRSTNCGPSSRFNPATGQCRSIF, from the exons ATGTGCAAGTCTCAAAGAAATAGACTGTTGTTAGtttccttgttgttttttatcccAATTCTTGCCGCAAGTGAACATCGGTATCACGGATCAGACCATACTATTACCGGCTTATTTAAATTCCTGTTCAACATTCCGTACAGATGGGGGCAAAATCTGCTGGACAAAACGCAATCGAATTCAAAGAAATTGATTGAAGACAACAGGGAAACAGCAGAATTGTCTGCACTGGCAGAACTGAAGAGGTCAAACAATTTAGAATTACCAAGCAGGACTATTGAAAGCTCAATAGTTGCAAATGAAGATTTACAGGTATCACATTTTAGACCATTTGCTGTACGGGAGAACCGACAAGGAAACGGTTGCGTCTGTATACCAAATCCAGAATGTTTAACCACTTGTTCAGCACTGGAAATTCAATGTGGACAAACTTGTACTCGCGTTACCGTTTACACTGCTTGCTTTGTTCAAGGACCTGTAAATGAACCtccatttttgtcaacaagTGTAACAACCTACAACAATAATTGCATCACCGGCAATTGCTTGGCCAACTATGTGCCTCCTGTAGCGATAGTAGTAGGTGGTATGGTAGCAATAGCTTTAGCTGTTGCAATTCCGCTCGGTATTGATCCACCGCCGGTTGAGCGTATTCCACCCGAACCGATCGCCGACTTTTTAGTTATCGAAGATAAGATTCCTTTCAACAATCagccattttttgaaaaagacttTCATCCGGACGGATGTGGAAATAATTCCGTGCAGATGGAAATTGGGGATTTGAATAGGAATTTGAATCGGAATAGATCCGGTGATGGAAATAGACCTAGTGATGAAAATTGCGAGCCGCTTTTGAGAAGAGGAAATTGCCGCAGTCCACAATACTGGGTCACCGTAAATCCCACTACATTGAAG GGACGTTGCACTCCACGTCTTTGCGGTCGGGAACGAGTGTTCGTTGGTCGTGATGGACTTTGTCACGATATTTACGATCCAGGCGAGTGCCAAGGTGGCCGGCGACTTTACTATTCTCCTTTTGGAGATCCCATCTGCGATTGTCCAATCGGAGAATACCCTTTTCCGAACTCCGAAGACAATTGCGTTGCACTTTTCACCCAAG GACCCTGCAGAGATGGAAGTATAGTGGGCATTAGTTCACAGAGTCAATTGGTTTGCATGCCATCCAAATGTCAATCAACCAACGTTGGAGATAAACCTCTACAGTTGCTGCCAGCCGAGGATGGACAATGCTACGCTCTAGGAACACAGGGTCCCTGTTCACCCCCCTCTTTGTTGGGTTATGACATCTTCAAACGCCAAATGGAGTGTGTCAATGTTCAAAACGATACCTCGCCCTATTTCACTTCTCCTGAAGAAGAGGCACTGGTCGATAGCATCTACAACCAGCGCTCTCCGGACTTTGACGACTTACGAATTTCAATGGTCTTTAAAAGTCCAGTAGGAACCAACGACATCGGCCAGCGTAGGCAAGGTGCTACCACTGGTGGAATATTTCAATTCCCTAGCTTTTCACCGGAAACACTATTAAATCCTTGTCGACCTGGAGCTCGAAAGGAGATGAATTATAAATGCACGAATCCATTAGT aCCCAATCCGAAAAGAAGGGAACCGTTGCAAGCTGTTCAGCCGGCATTTCGGTGTCCGCCAAATAGAAATTTGCAAGCAACGGGCAGGTGCGTGACCGATAATCGCAGCACGAATTGTGGACCATCTTCTCGGTTCAACCCTGCTACTGGACAATGCCGAAGTATATTCTAA
- the LOC124314035 gene encoding uncharacterized protein LOC124314035: MCKSAQRNGLLLVSLLFSIPILAASEHRNHGSDYQITGLIKFLLNIPYRPWQNLQDKKQLNSKKSIEDYRETTDLSTLAEQKRSNNFELPSRTIESSIVKNENLHVTHLSSFVRKNGQENGCACTPELVWGCNCVITCSAVGVQCGQTCTHVTVYTAEYLKGPAYEPPSLSTSVTIYNKNCNGNCLTKNTTTDVTTDNAIYVTINVTSEVTVTVNVPSDVTVNVPSDVTVNVPSNVPSDVTVNVPSDVTVNVPSDVTSDVNNDSNYVSNYVPLVAAVVGGMVAIALAVAIPLGINPPPVESNPPEPIADFSVIEDKTDKIPFNRQPFFENFEDFPPDGCGNNFGRMEIGNSNRNLDRNRPSEGNCQPLMRRGNCRSPQDWVTVNPTTLKGSCTPRLCGRGRVFVGRDGLCHDIYDPGECQGGRRLYYSPFGDPICDCPIGEYPFPNAENNCVALFTRGPCRDGSIVGISSQSQLECMPSKCQSTNVGDKPLQLLPAEDGQCYALGTQGPCSPPSLLGYDIFKRQMECVNVQNDTSPYFTSPEEEALVDSIYNQRSPDFDDFRISMVFKSPVGTNDIGQRRQGATTGGIFQFPSFSPEALLNPCRPGARREMNYKCTSPLVPKSRTKRETLQAVRPAFQCTPDKNLQATGRCVTDNRSTNCGPSFRFNPATGQCRSIF; encoded by the exons ATGTGCAAGTCGGCTCAAAGAAATGGACTGTTGTTAGTTTCCTTGTTGTTTTCTATCCCAATTTTAGCCGCAAGTGAACATCGGAATCACGGATCAGACTATCAAATTACCGGCTTAATAAAATTCCTGCTCAACATTCCGTACAGACCGTGGCAAAATCTGCAGGACAAAAAGCAATTGAATTCAAAGAAATCGATTGAAGACTACAGGGAAACAACAGACTTGTCTACACTAGCAGAACAGAAGAGGTCAAACAACTTTGAATTACCAAGCAGAACTATTGAAAGCTCAatagttaaaaatgaaaatttacacGTAACACATTTATCATCCTTTGTACGGAAGAACGGACAAGAAAACGGTTGCGCATGCACACCAGAATTAGTTTGGGGTTGTAATTGTGTGATTACTTGTTCGGCAGTGGGAGTTCAATGTGGACAAACTTGTACTCACGTTACCGTTTACACCGCTGAGTATTTAAAAGGACCTGCATATGAACCTCCATCTTTGTCAACAAGTGTAACAATTTACAACAAAAATTGCAACGGCAATTGCTTGACGAAAAATACGACCACCGATGTGACCACGGATAACGCTATCTATGTGACCATCAACGTGACCAGCGAAGTAACTGTGACAGTCAATGTGCCCAGCGATGTGACAGTCAATGTGCCCAGCGATGTGACAGTCAATGTGCCCAGCAATGTGCCCAGCGATGTGACAGTCAATGTGCCCAGCGATGTGACAGTCAATGTGCCCAGCGATGTGACCAGCGATGTGAACAACGACAGCAATTATGTGAGCAATTATGTACCTCTTGTAGCTGCAGTAGTAGGTGGTATGGTAGCAATAGCTCTAGCTGTTGCAATTCCGCTAGGAATTAATCCACCGCCGGTTGAAAGTAATCCACCCGAACCGATCGCCGACTTTTCGGTTATCGAAGATAAAACGGATAAGATTCCTTTCAACAGACagccattttttgaaaactttgaagACTTTCCTCCGGACGGATGTGGAAATAATTTCGGGCGGATGGAAATTGGGAATTCGAATAGGAATTTGGATCGGAATAGACCCAGTGAAGGAAATTGCCAGCCGCTTATGAGAAGAGGAAATTGCCGCAGTCCACAAGATTGGGTCACCGTAAATCCCACTACATTGAAg GGAAGTTGCACTCCACGTCTTTGCGGTCGAGGACGAGTGTTCGTCGGTCGTGATGGACTTTGTCACGATATTTACGATCCAGGCGAGTGCCAAGGTGGCCGGCGACTTTATTATTCTCCTTTTGGAGATCCCATCTGCGATTGTCCAATCGGAGAATATCCTTTTCCGAACGCCGAAAACAATTGCGTTGCACTTTTCACCCGAG GACCCTGCAGAGATGGGAGTATAGTGGGCATTAGTTCACAGAGTCAATTGGAGTGCATGCCATCCAAATGTCAATCAACCAACGTTGGAGATAAACCTCTACAGTTACTGCCAGCCGAGGATGGACAATGCTACGCTCTAGGAACACAGGGTCCCTGTTCACCTCCCTCTTTGTTGGGTTATGACATCTTCAAACGCCAAATGGAGTGTGTCAATGTTCAAAATGATACCTCGCCCTATTTCACTTCTCCTGAAGAAGAGGCACTGGTCGATAGCATCTACAACCAGCGCTCTCCGGACTTTGACGACTTCCGAATTTCAATGGTCTTTAAAAGTCCAGTAGGAACCAACGACATCGGCCAGCGTAGACAAGGTGCTACCACTGGTGGAATATTTCAATTCCCTAGCTTTTCACCGGAAGCACTATTAAATCCTTGTCGACCTGGAGCTCGGCGGGAGATGAATTATAAATGCACGAGTCCATTAGT acccAAGTCGAGAACAAAGAGGGAAACGTTGCAAGCTGTTCGGCCGGCAtttcagtgtacgccagataAAAATTTGCAAGCAACGGGCAGGTGCGTGACCGATAATCGCAGCACGAATTGTGGACCATCTTTTCGGTTCAACCCTGCTACTGGACAATGCCGAAGTATATTCTAA
- the LOC124314017 gene encoding uncharacterized protein LOC124314017 has product MCKSQRNGLLLVSLLFSIPILAASEHRNHGSDYQITGLFKSLLNIPYRPWQNLLDKTQSNSKKSIEDTLETTDLSALAEQKRSNNFELPSRTIESSIVKNEDLQVSHFRPFAVRENRQENGCVCTPNLACGCNCATTCLVLDFQCGQTCTHVTVYNAKYLQGPSNEPQLSTSVTTYNNNCNDDCFTSDVTPDAPYGTTGAPHLINDPPYGTTGAPHVINDAPYGTTGAPHLINDPPYGTTGAPHVINDPPYGTTGAPHVINDPPYGTTDAPHLITDPPYETTEAPHVINDPHYGTTEAPHLTNNDNVTINVSTNVSTDATVPIINITNVETSNDGTSVGTSVGTSVGTSVGTSVGTSNSVTNYVPPVAIVVGSIVAIALAVAIPLGINPPPVECIPPELFVDFSVIEDKIPFNNQPFFEKDFPPDGCGNNSVRMEIGNSNRNLDRNRPSEVNCQPLMRRGNCPSPQDWVTINPTTLKGSCTPRLCGRGRVFVGRDGLCHDIYDPGECQGGRRLYYSPFGDPICDCPIGEYPFPNAENNCVALFTQGPCRDGSIVGISSQSQLECMPSKCQSTNVGDKPLQLLPAEDGQCYALGTQGPCSPPSLLGYDIFKRQMECVNVQNDTSPYFTSPEEEALVDSIYNQRSPDFDDLRISMVFKSPVGTNDIGQRRQGATTGGIFQFPSFSPETLLNPCRPGARKEMNYKCTSPLVPKSRTKRETLLQAVQPAFQCTPDKNLQATGKCVTDNRSTNCGPSFRFNPATGQCRSIF; this is encoded by the exons ATGTGCAAGTCTCAAAGAAATGGACTGTTGTTAGTTTCCTTGTTGTTTTCTATCCCAATTTTAGCCGCAAGTGAACATCGGAATCACGGATCAGACTATCAAATTACCGGCTTATTTAAATCCCTGCTCAACATACCGTACAGACCGTGGCAAAATCTGCTGGACAAAACGCAATCGAATTCAAAGAAATCGATTGAAGACACCCTGGAAACAACAGACTTGTCTGCACTTGCAGAACAGAAGAGGTCAAACAACTTTGAATTACCAAGCAGGACTATTGAAAGCTCAATAGTTAAAAATGAAGATTTACAGGTATCACATTTTAGACCATTTGCTGTACGGGAGAACCGACAAGAAAACGGATGCGTATGCACACCAAATCTAGCTTGTGGTTGTAATTGTGCGACTACTTGTTTGGTGCTGGACTTTCAATGTGGACAAACTTGTACTCACGTTACCGTTTATAACGCTAAGTATCTTCAAGGACCTTCTAATGAACCTCAATTGTCAACAAGTGTAACAacctacaacaacaactgcaacGACGATTGCTTCACCAGCGATGTTACACCCGATGCGCCCTATGGGACCACCGGAGCGCCCCATTTGATCAACGATCCGCCCTATGGGACCACCGGAGCGCCCCATGTGATCAACGATGCGCCCTATGGGACCACCGGAGCGCCCCATTTGATCAACGATCCGCCCTATGGGACCACCGGAGCGCCCCATGTGATCAACGATCCGCCCTATGGGACCACCGGAGCGCCCCATGTGATCAACGATCCGCCCTATGGGACCACCGATGCGCCCCATTTGATCACCGATCCGCCCTATGAGACCACCGAAGCGCCCCATGTGATCAACGATCCGCACTATGGGACCACCGAAGCACCCCATTTGACCAACAACGACAACGTGACCATCAACGTGTCTACCAATGTGAGCACCGATGCTACCGTGCCCATCATCAACATAACCAACGTTGAGACCAGCAACGATGGGACCAGCGTTGGGACCAGCGTTGGGACCAGCGTTGGGACCAGCGTTGGGACCAGCGTTGGGACCAGCAACTCTGTGACGAACTATGTACCTCCTGTAGCTATAGTAGTAGGTAGTATTGTAGCAATAGCTCTAGCTGTTGCAATTCCGCTAGGAATTAATCCACCGCCAGTTGAGTGTATTCCACCCGAACTGTTTGTCGACTTTTCGGTTATCGAAGATAAGATTCCTTTCAACAATCagccattttttgaaaaagacttTCCTCCGGACGGATGTGGAAATAATTCCGTGCGGATGGAAATTGGGAATTCGAATAGGAATTTGGATCGGAATAGACCCAGTGAAGTAAATTGCCAGCCGCTTATGAGAAGAGGAAATTGCCCCAGTCCACAAGATTGGGTCACCATAAATCCCACTACATTGAAG GGAAGTTGCACTCCACGTCTTTGCGGTCGAGGACGAGTGTTCGTCGGTCGTGATGGACTTTGTCACGATATTTACGATCCAGGCGAGTGCCAAGGTGGCCGGCGACTTTACTATTCTCCTTTTGGAGATCCCATCTGCGATTGTCCAATCGGAGAATACCCTTTTCCGAACGCCGAAAACAATTGCGTTGCACTTTTCACCCAAG GACCCTGCCGAGATGGGAGTATAGTGGGCATTAGTTCACAGAGTCAATTGGAGTGCATGCCATCGAAATGTCAATCAACCAACGTTGGAGATAAACCTCTACAGTTGCTGCCAGCCGAGGATGGACAATGCTACGCTCTAGGAACACAGGGTCCCTGTTCACCCCCCTCTTTGTTGGGTTATGACATCTTCAAACGCCAAATGGAGTGTGTCAATGTTCAAAATGATACCTCGCCCTATTTCACTTCTCCTGAAGAAGAGGCACTGGTCGATAGCATCTACAACCAGCGCTCTCCGGACTTTGACGACTTACGAATTTCAATGGTCTTTAAAAGTCCAGTAGGAACCAACGACATCGGCCAGCGTAGGCAAGGTGCTACCACTGGTGGAATATTTCAATTCCCTAGCTTTTCACCGGAAACACTATTAAATCCTTGTCGACCTGGAGCTCGAAAGGAGATGAATTATAAATGCACGAGTCCATTAGT acccAAGTCgagaacaaaaagggaaacgtTATTGCAAGCTGTTCAGCCGGCATTTCAGTGTACACCAGATAAAAATTTGCAAGCTACGGGCAAGTGCGTGACCGATAATCGCAGCACGAATTGTGGACCATCTTTTCGGTTCAACCCTGCTACTGGACAATGCCGAAGTATATTCTAA
- the LOC124314286 gene encoding uncharacterized protein LOC124314286: MVETIGGKIHAFIESVKYGCVVLSCMFVNRDNALDLIKQLTVEFALEDVTSFASASHITSNHFKQHVIPIIPPHERTALTSHERLASASHITSNHFKQHVIPIILHMKGLLLHPTKDSPVGVNKTRSRK, translated from the exons ATGGTGGAAACTATTGGTGGAAAGATTCATGCCTTCATTGAAAGTGTCAAGTATGGCTGTGTCGTGTTATCGTGTATGTTCGTGAATCGTGATAACG CACTTGACTTGATCAAGCAGTTAACTGTCGAGTTTGCCTTGGAGGATGTGACGTCTTTTGCTTCTGCCA gtCATATTACTTCTAATCATTTCAAGCAACATGTTATACCCATCATACCTCCACATGAAAGGACTGCTCTTACATCCCACGAAAGACTGGCTTCTGCCA gtCATATTACTTCTAATCATTTCAAGCAACATGTTATACCCATCATACTCCACATGAAAGGACTGCTCTTACATCCCACGAAAGACTCCCCAGTTGGAGTGAACAAAACTCGATCTAGGAAATGA